One genomic window of Burkholderia diffusa includes the following:
- a CDS encoding RNA-binding S4 domain-containing protein, which yields MNYKISTEPGAKLRIDKWLWAARFFKTRSLASDAVDKGHVKIGGAAVKPAKEVRVGDEVEIAIDGIVWHIAVLGICDVRGPASIAQTLYEETEAGRVARLAELERRRTYREPAAELHGRPTKRDRRIIDRFSGGS from the coding sequence ATGAACTACAAGATTTCGACGGAACCTGGAGCTAAGCTGCGCATCGACAAATGGCTGTGGGCAGCGCGCTTCTTCAAGACGCGCTCGCTCGCGTCCGATGCAGTCGACAAAGGCCACGTGAAGATCGGCGGCGCGGCGGTCAAGCCGGCGAAAGAGGTGCGCGTGGGCGACGAGGTCGAGATTGCGATCGACGGTATCGTCTGGCACATAGCCGTGCTGGGCATTTGCGACGTGCGCGGGCCCGCGAGCATCGCGCAGACGCTTTACGAGGAAACCGAAGCGGGGCGCGTCGCGCGGCTCGCTGAACTGGAGCGGCGCCGCACGTATCGTGAGCCGGCGGCGGAACTGCACGGCCGGCCGACCAAGCGCGACCGGCGCATCATCGACAGATTTTCTGGTGGGAGCTGA
- the grpE gene encoding nucleotide exchange factor GrpE: MENTQENPATQSAEDIGSEKQAAQGAAPAAEAADAALAEAQAKVAELQESFLRAKAETENVRRRAQEDVSKAHKFAIEGFAEHLLPVLDSLEAAVSDTSGDITKVREGVELTLRQLTSALEKGRVVAINPVGEKFDPHQHQAISMVPADQEPNTVVTVLQKGYTIADRVLRPALVTVAQPK; this comes from the coding sequence ATGGAAAACACGCAAGAGAACCCGGCTACCCAATCGGCCGAAGACATCGGCAGCGAGAAGCAGGCGGCGCAAGGCGCTGCTCCCGCCGCTGAAGCAGCCGACGCGGCGCTCGCGGAGGCTCAAGCCAAGGTCGCCGAGCTGCAGGAGAGCTTCCTCCGGGCGAAGGCCGAGACCGAGAACGTCCGCCGCCGTGCGCAGGAAGACGTCTCGAAGGCGCACAAGTTTGCGATCGAGGGCTTCGCGGAGCACCTGCTTCCCGTGCTGGACAGCCTCGAGGCCGCCGTCAGCGACACGTCCGGCGACATCACGAAGGTGCGCGAAGGCGTCGAGCTGACGCTGCGCCAGCTGACGAGCGCGCTCGAGAAGGGCCGCGTCGTCGCGATCAACCCGGTCGGCGAGAAGTTCGATCCGCACCAGCACCAGGCGATTTCGATGGTGCCGGCCGATCAGGAGCCGAACACCGTCGTGACCGTGCTGCAAAAGGGTTACACGATCGCAGACCGCGTGCTGCGCCCGGCGCTCGTCACGGTCGCCCAGCCGAAGTAA
- a CDS encoding thioredoxin family protein → MAPGGVDPAAFDAFDMQALAADTFDAAIAGAADALAVVFFWGVDCFNCEIAKKAMLAQPDAIRALDLKWFHCNVYEHHELGRRFGLHGVPTWFFFHRGKRLGRATGWHGMAQFQAAVSAARAKIAAAAGAPSGRDDGPHDPATRGD, encoded by the coding sequence ATGGCTCCCGGCGGCGTCGATCCGGCCGCGTTCGACGCGTTCGACATGCAGGCGCTGGCGGCCGACACGTTCGACGCCGCGATTGCCGGCGCCGCAGACGCGCTCGCCGTGGTGTTCTTCTGGGGCGTCGACTGCTTCAACTGCGAGATCGCGAAGAAGGCGATGCTCGCGCAGCCGGACGCGATCCGCGCGCTGGATCTGAAGTGGTTCCACTGCAACGTGTACGAACATCACGAACTGGGGCGCCGCTTCGGCCTGCACGGCGTGCCGACGTGGTTCTTTTTCCACCGCGGCAAGCGGCTCGGCCGCGCGACCGGCTGGCATGGCATGGCGCAGTTCCAGGCGGCGGTGTCGGCGGCGCGCGCGAAGATCGCCGCGGCGGCCGGTGCGCCATCGGGCCGCGACGACGGTCCGCACGATCCGGCTACCCGCGGCGATTGA
- the dnaK gene encoding molecular chaperone DnaK — translation MGKIIGIDLGTTNSCVAIMEGNQVKVIENSEGTRTTPSIIAYMDDNEVLVGAPAKRQSVTNPKNTLFAVKRLIGRRFEEKEVQKDIGLMPYAIIKADNGDAWVEAHGEKLAPPQVSAEVLRKMKKTAEDYLGEPVTEAVITVPAYFNDSQRQATKDAGRIAGLEVKRIINEPTAAALAFGLDKAEKGDRKIAVYDLGGGTFDVSIIEIADVDGEMQFEVLSTNGDTFLGGEDFDQRIIDYIIGEFKKEQGVDLSKDVLALQRLKEAAEKAKIELSSSQQTEINLPYITADASGPKHLNLKITRAKLEALVEDLVERTIEPCRIAIKDAGVKVSDIDDVILVGGQTRMPKVQEKVKEFFGKDPRRDVNPDEAVAVGAAIQGQVLSGDRKDVLLLDVTPLSLGIETLGGVMTKMINKNTTIPTKHAQVYSTADDNQSAVTIKVFQGEREMAAGNKLLGEFNLEGIPPSPRGVPQIEVTFDIDANGILHVGAKDKATGKENKITIKANSGLSDAEIDQMIKDAEANAAEDHKLRELADSRNQGDALVHSTKKALTEYGDKLDAGEKEKIEAALKSLEDVLKDTSADKAAIDAKVEELGQASQKLGEKMYADMQAQQAGAAGAAGAAEGAAHAGAQQAADDVVDAEFKEVKKD, via the coding sequence ATGGGAAAGATCATCGGTATTGACCTCGGCACCACGAACTCGTGCGTCGCCATCATGGAAGGCAACCAGGTCAAGGTCATCGAGAACTCGGAAGGCACCCGCACGACGCCGTCGATCATCGCCTACATGGACGATAACGAAGTGCTCGTCGGCGCACCGGCCAAGCGTCAGTCCGTGACCAACCCGAAGAACACGCTGTTCGCGGTGAAGCGCCTGATCGGCCGCCGCTTCGAAGAGAAGGAAGTCCAGAAGGACATCGGCCTGATGCCGTACGCGATCATCAAGGCCGACAACGGCGACGCATGGGTCGAAGCGCACGGCGAGAAGCTCGCGCCGCCGCAGGTTTCGGCGGAAGTGCTGCGCAAGATGAAGAAGACGGCCGAAGACTACCTCGGCGAGCCGGTCACGGAAGCCGTGATCACGGTGCCGGCTTACTTCAACGACAGCCAGCGTCAGGCAACCAAGGACGCCGGCCGCATCGCGGGCCTCGAAGTCAAGCGGATCATCAACGAGCCGACCGCGGCTGCGCTCGCGTTCGGCCTCGACAAGGCCGAGAAGGGCGACCGCAAGATCGCCGTGTATGACCTCGGCGGCGGCACGTTCGACGTGTCGATCATCGAGATCGCGGACGTCGACGGCGAAATGCAGTTCGAAGTGCTGTCGACCAACGGCGACACGTTCCTCGGCGGCGAGGACTTCGACCAGCGCATCATCGATTACATCATCGGCGAGTTCAAGAAGGAGCAGGGCGTCGACCTGTCGAAGGACGTGCTCGCGCTGCAGCGCCTGAAGGAAGCCGCTGAAAAGGCGAAGATCGAACTGTCGTCGAGCCAGCAGACCGAAATCAACCTGCCGTACATCACGGCCGACGCATCGGGCCCGAAGCACCTGAACCTGAAGATCACCCGCGCGAAGCTGGAAGCGCTGGTCGAGGACCTGGTCGAGCGCACGATCGAACCGTGCCGCATCGCAATCAAGGACGCGGGCGTCAAGGTGTCGGACATCGACGACGTGATTCTGGTCGGCGGCCAGACCCGTATGCCGAAGGTGCAGGAGAAGGTGAAGGAATTCTTCGGCAAGGATCCGCGCCGTGACGTGAACCCGGACGAAGCTGTCGCAGTTGGCGCGGCGATCCAGGGCCAGGTCCTGTCGGGCGATCGCAAGGACGTGCTGCTGCTCGACGTGACCCCACTGTCGCTCGGCATCGAGACGCTCGGCGGCGTGATGACGAAGATGATCAACAAGAACACGACGATCCCGACGAAGCACGCACAGGTGTATTCGACGGCGGACGACAACCAGTCGGCCGTGACGATCAAGGTGTTCCAGGGCGAACGCGAGATGGCGGCAGGCAACAAGCTGCTCGGCGAATTCAACCTCGAAGGCATCCCGCCGTCGCCGCGCGGCGTGCCGCAGATCGAAGTGACCTTCGACATCGACGCAAACGGCATCCTGCACGTCGGCGCGAAGGACAAGGCGACCGGCAAGGAAAACAAGATCACGATCAAGGCGAACTCGGGCCTGTCCGACGCTGAAATCGACCAGATGATCAAGGACGCGGAAGCGAACGCAGCGGAAGACCACAAGCTGCGCGAGCTGGCCGATTCGCGCAACCAGGGCGACGCGCTGGTCCACAGCACGAAGAAGGCGCTCACCGAGTACGGCGACAAGCTGGACGCGGGCGAGAAGGAAAAGATCGAAGCGGCGCTGAAGTCGCTCGAGGACGTGCTGAAGGATACGTCGGCCGACAAGGCAGCGATCGACGCGAAGGTCGAGGAACTCGGTCAGGCTTCGCAGAAGCTCGGCGAAAAGATGTACGCCGACATGCAGGCGCAGCAGGCCGGTGCGGCCGGTGCGGCGGGCGCAGCGGAAGGCGCGGCCCACGCGGGTGCGCAGCAGGCTGCGGACGACGTCGTCGACGCCGAGTTCAAGGAAGTGAAGAAGGACTGA
- the dnaJ gene encoding molecular chaperone DnaJ has product MAKRDYYEVLGVAKNASDDEIKKAYRKLAMKYHPDRNPDSKDAEEHFKEAKEAYEMLSDDQKRAAYDQYGHAGVDPNMGGAGGQGFGGFADAFGDIFGDIFGQAAGGAARGGRGGPQVYRGADLRYSMEITLEQAAHGYDTQIRVPSWVSCEVCHGSGAKPGTKPETCPTCHGQGTVRMSQGFFSIQQTCPKCHGTGTYIPEPCAHCHGSGKVKETKTLEVKIPAGIDDGMRIRSAGNGEPGINGGPPGDLYVEIHIKPHSVFERDGDDLHCQMPIPFTTAALGGEIEVPTLAGRASFPVPEGTQSGKTFRLRGKGIKGLRSSIAGDLYVHVQVETPVKLTEQQRDLLKQFEKSLAEGGARHSPQSKSWFDRVKSFFE; this is encoded by the coding sequence ATGGCGAAACGGGATTACTACGAGGTTCTGGGCGTCGCGAAGAATGCGAGCGACGACGAAATCAAGAAGGCGTATCGCAAGCTTGCGATGAAGTATCACCCTGACCGCAATCCGGACAGCAAGGATGCGGAAGAGCATTTCAAGGAAGCGAAGGAAGCCTATGAAATGCTGTCGGACGACCAGAAGCGCGCGGCGTACGACCAGTACGGCCACGCCGGCGTCGATCCGAACATGGGCGGTGCGGGCGGACAGGGTTTCGGCGGCTTCGCGGATGCGTTCGGCGACATCTTCGGCGACATCTTCGGTCAGGCCGCGGGCGGCGCCGCGCGCGGCGGCCGCGGCGGTCCGCAGGTGTATCGCGGTGCCGACCTGCGCTACAGCATGGAAATCACGCTCGAGCAGGCCGCGCATGGCTACGACACGCAGATCCGCGTGCCGAGCTGGGTGTCGTGCGAAGTCTGTCACGGGTCCGGCGCGAAGCCGGGCACGAAGCCGGAAACCTGCCCGACGTGCCACGGCCAGGGCACGGTGCGCATGTCGCAGGGCTTCTTCAGCATCCAGCAGACCTGCCCGAAGTGTCACGGCACCGGCACCTACATCCCCGAACCGTGCGCGCACTGCCACGGGTCGGGCAAGGTGAAGGAAACCAAGACGCTCGAAGTGAAGATCCCGGCCGGCATCGACGACGGGATGCGGATCCGCTCGGCCGGCAACGGCGAGCCGGGCATCAACGGCGGGCCGCCGGGCGACCTGTACGTCGAGATCCACATCAAGCCGCACTCGGTATTCGAGCGCGACGGCGACGATCTCCACTGCCAGATGCCGATTCCGTTCACGACCGCCGCACTCGGCGGCGAGATCGAGGTGCCGACGCTGGCCGGCCGTGCGTCGTTCCCGGTGCCGGAAGGCACGCAGTCGGGCAAGACGTTCCGCCTGCGCGGCAAGGGGATCAAGGGTCTGCGTTCGAGCATCGCGGGCGATCTGTACGTCCACGTGCAGGTCGAGACGCCCGTGAAGCTGACCGAGCAGCAGCGGGACCTGCTCAAGCAGTTCGAGAAGTCGCTGGCCGAGGGCGGTGCGCGTCACAGCCCGCAGAGCAAGAGCTGGTTCGACCGGGTGAAGAGCTTCTTCGAGTAA
- a CDS encoding chorismate-binding protein has product MTEGNESASFALLDDCDSTASARSSRLYSGFVRERVCTDQARLDELDAAVAQDLRDGLHAIVVGDYEFGRNLERAQPGHAPLRFLLYARCEHLSRDEVDAWLAQQDGGGPPSIAGVAHVAKSVSRDAFDTAIAAVHDALRAGDSYQINYTYRLNFDMFGIPLALYRRLRARQPVRYGALIALPDGTWVVSCSPELFVEKHGDVLRARPMKGTAPRSVDPRDDAAAAAFLANDPKNRAENVMIVDLLRNDVSRIARTGTVRVPALFSVEPYASVWQMTSTVEAGWRDGTTFAQMLRALFPCGSITGAPKHKTMELIDAIESTPRGLYTGAIGWLDAPKNEASAGAASRDDATGCGDFCLSVAIRTLTLEAVDADAAATIDTRDAATAAVGRRRGTMGVGAGIVLDSVAADEYAECELKARFLTDADPGFQLFETTGATRANGIRHLERHLARLRRSADAFGFRLDADALRREIDARCAALDGDGPYRMKLTLAKDGAIDITAAALKPLPAGPVGVILASAHGFASTRADDALLLHKTTRRAEFDRAWKAAEALGGFDMLFVNERGEVTEGGRSNLFVKLDGQWVTPPLSSGVLPGVMRGVLLDDRTFGAEERIVTLDDLARADALLLTNALRGALDAVLK; this is encoded by the coding sequence ATGACTGAAGGCAACGAGAGCGCGTCGTTCGCGCTCTTGGACGATTGCGACTCGACCGCGTCCGCGCGGTCGAGTCGTTTGTATTCCGGTTTCGTGCGCGAACGCGTGTGTACGGATCAGGCGCGGCTCGATGAACTCGATGCAGCGGTGGCGCAGGATTTGCGCGACGGGCTCCATGCGATCGTCGTAGGCGATTACGAATTCGGACGCAATCTCGAAAGAGCGCAGCCGGGCCATGCCCCGCTGCGCTTTTTGCTGTATGCGCGCTGCGAGCATCTGTCGCGCGACGAAGTCGATGCGTGGCTCGCGCAGCAGGACGGCGGCGGCCCGCCGTCGATCGCGGGCGTCGCGCATGTCGCGAAGAGCGTGTCGCGCGATGCGTTCGACACGGCGATCGCCGCGGTGCACGACGCGCTGCGCGCGGGCGATTCGTACCAGATCAACTACACGTACCGGCTGAATTTCGACATGTTCGGCATACCGCTCGCGCTGTACCGGCGGTTGCGTGCGCGTCAACCCGTGCGTTACGGCGCGCTGATCGCGCTGCCCGACGGCACGTGGGTCGTGTCGTGCTCCCCCGAACTGTTCGTCGAGAAGCACGGCGACGTGCTGCGCGCGCGGCCGATGAAGGGCACCGCGCCGCGCTCGGTTGATCCGCGCGACGACGCGGCGGCCGCCGCGTTCCTCGCGAACGATCCGAAGAACCGTGCGGAAAACGTGATGATCGTCGACCTGCTGCGCAACGACGTGTCGCGGATCGCGCGCACGGGCACGGTCAGGGTGCCGGCGCTGTTCTCGGTCGAACCGTACGCGTCGGTATGGCAGATGACGTCGACGGTCGAAGCCGGCTGGCGCGACGGCACCACGTTCGCGCAGATGCTGCGTGCGCTGTTTCCATGCGGATCGATCACCGGTGCGCCGAAGCACAAGACGATGGAACTCATCGACGCGATCGAGTCGACGCCGCGCGGGCTCTATACGGGCGCGATCGGCTGGCTCGACGCGCCGAAGAATGAGGCATCGGCAGGCGCTGCGTCGCGCGACGATGCGACCGGCTGCGGCGATTTCTGCCTGTCGGTCGCGATCCGGACGCTGACGCTCGAGGCGGTCGATGCCGACGCTGCCGCCACGATCGACACGCGCGACGCGGCAACGGCCGCTGTCGGCCGGCGACGCGGCACGATGGGTGTCGGCGCGGGCATCGTGCTCGACAGCGTTGCCGCCGACGAATATGCGGAGTGCGAATTGAAGGCGCGATTCCTGACCGACGCCGATCCCGGCTTCCAGTTGTTCGAAACCACCGGTGCGACGCGAGCGAACGGCATCCGGCATCTCGAGCGCCATCTCGCGCGGCTGCGGCGTAGCGCGGATGCATTCGGTTTCCGCCTCGATGCCGATGCGTTGCGCCGCGAGATCGACGCGCGCTGCGCGGCGCTCGACGGCGACGGCCCGTATCGGATGAAGCTCACGCTCGCAAAGGACGGCGCGATCGACATCACGGCCGCGGCGCTGAAGCCGCTGCCCGCCGGGCCGGTCGGCGTGATTCTCGCGTCCGCGCACGGCTTCGCATCGACCCGCGCGGACGACGCGCTGCTGCTGCACAAGACGACGCGCCGTGCCGAATTCGACCGCGCATGGAAAGCGGCGGAAGCGCTCGGCGGCTTCGACATGCTGTTCGTCAACGAGCGCGGCGAGGTGACGGAAGGCGGGCGCTCGAATTTGTTCGTGAAGCTCGATGGCCAGTGGGTGACCCCGCCGCTGTCGAGCGGCGTGCTGCCGGGCGTGATGCGCGGCGTGCTGCTCGACGACCGCACGTTCGGCGCCGAGGAGCGCATCGTCACGCTCGACGATCTGGCGCGCGCCGACGCGCTGCTGCTGACCAATGCACTGCGCGGCGCGCTCGATGCGGTATTGAAATGA
- the panB gene encoding 3-methyl-2-oxobutanoate hydroxymethyltransferase has translation MTYLQESSRPAVTVPKLQAMREAGEKIAMLTCYDASFSALLDRAGTDVLLIGDSLGNVLQGHTTTLPVSIDDIAYHTACVARAQPRALVVADLPFGTYGTPAEAFANAVTLMRAGAQMIKLEGGEWLADTIRFLVERSVPVCAHLGLTPQSVHAFGGFKVQGRTEAGAAQLLRDARAIEDAGAQLVVLEAVPTLVASEVTHMLKIPTIGIGAGLDCSGQVLVLHDMLGIFPGKRPRFVKDFMQGQPNIQAAVEAYVSAVKDGTFPGPEHSF, from the coding sequence ATGACCTATCTCCAGGAATCGAGCCGGCCTGCCGTGACAGTGCCCAAGCTGCAGGCAATGCGCGAGGCCGGCGAGAAGATCGCGATGCTCACCTGCTACGACGCGAGCTTTTCCGCACTGCTCGATCGCGCCGGCACCGACGTGCTGCTGATCGGCGACTCGCTCGGCAACGTGCTGCAGGGCCACACCACCACGCTCCCCGTGTCGATCGACGACATCGCGTACCACACCGCGTGCGTCGCGCGTGCGCAGCCGCGCGCGCTCGTCGTTGCCGATCTGCCGTTCGGCACGTACGGCACGCCGGCCGAGGCGTTCGCGAACGCCGTCACGCTGATGCGCGCCGGCGCGCAGATGATCAAGCTCGAAGGTGGCGAATGGCTCGCCGACACGATCCGCTTCCTCGTCGAACGCTCGGTGCCGGTGTGCGCGCACCTCGGCCTCACGCCGCAGTCGGTGCATGCGTTCGGCGGCTTCAAGGTGCAGGGCCGCACGGAAGCCGGCGCCGCGCAGCTGCTGCGCGATGCGCGCGCGATCGAAGATGCTGGCGCGCAGCTCGTGGTGCTGGAAGCGGTGCCGACGCTCGTCGCGTCCGAAGTCACGCACATGCTGAAGATCCCGACGATCGGCATCGGCGCGGGCCTCGACTGCTCGGGCCAGGTGCTGGTGTTGCACGACATGCTCGGCATTTTCCCCGGGAAGCGCCCGCGTTTCGTGAAGGATTTCATGCAGGGCCAGCCGAACATCCAGGCGGCCGTCGAGGCGTACGTGAGCGCGGTGAAGGACGGCACGTTCCCGGGCCCGGAACACTCGTTCTGA
- a CDS encoding deoxynucleoside kinase, which produces MNITPLTVTAPDLRAPHRYLVIEGPIGVGKTTLARLFAERWSMQTLLERPQDNPFLERFYRDTARYALPAQLSFALQRAQQARELIGALDTGRPVVADFMPQKNDIFARLNLPEDEWQLYRSIATHLDVPQAPAPDLVVYLQASPEVLFSRIQKRGLPMELQISDAYLRSLVDAYNEFFYHYDRTPVLTVAAEHLNPQDSPEDLALLIERIDTMRGRKEFFVKGETTR; this is translated from the coding sequence ATGAACATCACTCCGCTGACCGTCACCGCGCCCGACCTGCGCGCCCCGCATCGCTATCTGGTGATCGAAGGGCCGATCGGCGTCGGCAAGACGACGCTCGCGCGCCTCTTCGCCGAGCGCTGGTCGATGCAGACGCTGCTCGAGCGCCCGCAGGACAACCCGTTCCTCGAACGCTTCTATCGCGACACCGCGCGCTACGCGCTGCCCGCGCAGCTGTCGTTCGCGCTGCAGCGCGCGCAGCAGGCGCGCGAGCTGATCGGCGCGCTCGATACGGGCCGGCCCGTCGTCGCCGATTTCATGCCGCAGAAGAACGACATCTTCGCGCGGCTGAACCTGCCGGAAGACGAATGGCAGTTGTACCGGTCGATCGCGACGCACCTCGACGTGCCGCAGGCCCCCGCGCCCGATCTCGTCGTCTACCTGCAGGCGAGCCCCGAGGTGCTGTTCTCGCGCATCCAGAAGCGCGGGCTGCCGATGGAGCTGCAGATCAGCGACGCGTACCTGCGCTCGCTCGTCGACGCGTACAACGAGTTCTTCTACCACTACGACCGCACGCCGGTGCTCACGGTCGCAGCCGAACACCTGAACCCGCAAGACTCTCCCGAAGACCTGGCGCTGCTGATCGAACGCATCGACACGATGCGCGGCCGCAAGGAATTCTTCGTCAAGGGCGAGACGACGCGCTGA
- the folK gene encoding 2-amino-4-hydroxy-6-hydroxymethyldihydropteridine diphosphokinase: MTVAYIGLGANLGDARQTLKDAVVCLAQQRTISILGKSSLYRTAPFEAGGDDYYNCVVKLDTTLSARELLALCQKIEHHFGRERPYRNAPRTLDLDILLFGSDSIDEPDLIVPHPRLTDRAFALVPLVEIEPALDIPARGRADAYLASVADQRVEKVQTCQCLMQKALAAGADADKNRCR, from the coding sequence ATGACGGTTGCATATATCGGACTGGGGGCGAATCTCGGCGATGCGCGCCAGACCCTGAAGGACGCGGTGGTGTGCCTCGCGCAGCAGCGCACCATCTCGATCCTCGGCAAATCGAGCCTGTATCGCACGGCGCCCTTCGAAGCGGGCGGCGACGACTACTACAACTGCGTCGTCAAGCTCGATACGACGCTGTCGGCCCGTGAGCTGCTCGCACTCTGCCAGAAGATCGAACATCACTTCGGGCGCGAGCGCCCGTATCGCAACGCGCCGCGCACACTCGACCTCGATATCCTGCTGTTCGGCTCCGATTCGATCGACGAGCCCGACCTGATCGTCCCGCATCCGCGCCTGACCGATCGCGCATTTGCGCTCGTGCCGCTCGTCGAGATCGAGCCGGCGCTCGACATCCCCGCGCGCGGCCGCGCCGATGCGTACCTCGCCTCCGTCGCGGATCAGCGCGTCGAGAAGGTGCAGACCTGTCAATGCCTGATGCAGAAGGCCCTTGCCGCCGGCGCTGACGCCGACAAGAACCGCTGCCGATGA
- the pcnB gene encoding polynucleotide adenylyltransferase PcnB, translating into MIKKFIRKLLGQDGAEQTLPAEAPAADTAPAQRPAKGSRGGGARKPRSNHEPTVVPASVHQIDPSLISRNAVRVTDTLQQAGFRAFIVGGAVRDLLLGIAPKDFDVATDATPTEVQRLFRRARLIGRRFQIVHVQFGQELIEVSTFRALVDAPPEAAAAEPPKRLKRDELDRRTHAVDASGRVLRDNVWGEQHEDAARRDFTINAMYYDPSTQTVLDYHDGMADMRARLLRMIGDPATRYREDPVRMLRVVRFAAKLGFEIEPHTREPINALADLINNVPAARLFDEMLKLLLSGHALACLQRLRKEGLHHGLLPLLDVVLEQPQGEKFITLALNNTDARVRAGKPVSPGFLFATLLWHDMRQRFEQYTAEGEFPVPALHRAMDDVIDMQTEKLAIHKRYSADMREIWGLQLRLEKRSGRSAMRLLEHQRFRAGYDFLLLRCESGELDAEVGQWWTDFIEGDAAAREALLTQGGSKEKSPRKRRRRGGARNRKPGEGAAEQAPDTAGGSDD; encoded by the coding sequence GTGATCAAAAAATTCATTCGCAAGCTGCTCGGCCAGGACGGCGCCGAACAAACGTTGCCCGCCGAGGCACCCGCCGCCGACACGGCCCCTGCGCAGCGCCCCGCGAAGGGCAGTCGCGGCGGCGGCGCCAGGAAGCCGCGCAGCAATCACGAACCGACCGTCGTGCCGGCCAGCGTGCACCAGATCGATCCCTCGCTGATCTCGCGCAATGCCGTGCGCGTGACCGACACGCTGCAGCAGGCGGGCTTCCGCGCCTTCATCGTCGGCGGCGCGGTGCGCGACCTGCTGCTCGGCATCGCGCCGAAGGACTTCGACGTCGCAACCGACGCAACGCCGACCGAGGTGCAGCGCCTGTTCCGCCGCGCGCGCCTGATCGGCCGCCGCTTCCAGATCGTCCACGTGCAGTTCGGCCAGGAGCTGATCGAGGTGTCGACGTTCCGCGCGCTGGTCGATGCGCCGCCCGAAGCCGCCGCGGCCGAGCCGCCGAAGCGCCTGAAGCGCGACGAGCTCGATCGCCGCACGCATGCGGTGGACGCCAGCGGCCGCGTGCTGCGCGACAACGTGTGGGGCGAGCAGCACGAAGACGCCGCGCGCCGCGATTTCACGATCAACGCGATGTACTACGACCCGTCGACGCAGACGGTGCTCGATTACCACGACGGGATGGCCGACATGCGCGCCCGTCTGCTGCGGATGATCGGCGACCCGGCCACGCGCTATCGCGAGGATCCGGTGCGGATGCTGCGCGTCGTGCGTTTCGCGGCGAAGCTCGGCTTCGAAATCGAGCCGCACACGCGCGAGCCGATCAACGCGCTCGCCGATCTCATCAACAACGTGCCGGCCGCACGTCTGTTCGACGAAATGCTGAAGCTGCTGCTGTCGGGCCATGCGCTCGCATGCCTGCAGCGGCTGCGCAAGGAAGGGCTGCACCACGGGCTGCTGCCGCTCCTCGACGTCGTGCTCGAACAACCGCAAGGCGAGAAGTTCATCACGCTCGCGCTGAACAACACCGACGCGCGCGTGCGCGCCGGCAAGCCGGTGTCGCCGGGTTTCCTGTTCGCGACGCTGCTGTGGCACGACATGCGCCAGCGCTTCGAGCAATACACGGCGGAAGGCGAGTTCCCGGTGCCGGCGCTCCATCGCGCGATGGACGACGTGATCGACATGCAGACCGAGAAACTCGCGATCCACAAGCGCTACTCGGCCGACATGCGCGAGATCTGGGGCCTGCAGCTGCGCCTCGAAAAACGCTCGGGCCGCAGCGCGATGCGGCTGCTGGAACACCAAAGATTTAGAGCGGGGTATGATTTCCTCCTGTTACGCTGCGAATCCGGCGAGCTCGATGCGGAAGTCGGACAGTGGTGGACGGATTTCATCGAAGGCGACGCGGCCGCGCGCGAGGCACTCCTCACGCAGGGCGGCTCGAAGGAAAAATCGCCCCGCAAGCGGCGCCGCCGCGGCGGCGCGCGAAACCGCAAGCCGGGCGAAGGCGCCGCCGAGCAGGCGCCGGACACCGCGGGCGGTTCCGACGACTGA
- a CDS encoding HAD family hydrolase: MTNLALFDLDHTLIPTDSDHEWGRFMVKLGIVDAESFSRQNDQFFADYKAGKLDIHAYLCAMLTPLAKYSRAQLAEWHEQYMHEVIRPAMTPAALELVRKHLDAGDLCCVVTATNEFITRPIATAFGVDTLIACEVETTDGHPDSPYTGRPTGTPSYREGKIVRTEAWLASLGKHWDDFEHSYFYSDSHNDIPLLEKVTDPIATNPDDTLRAHASDRGWRILDLF, encoded by the coding sequence ATGACTAATCTGGCACTCTTTGACCTCGATCACACGCTGATCCCGACCGATAGCGACCACGAATGGGGCCGCTTCATGGTGAAGCTCGGCATCGTCGACGCGGAAAGCTTCTCGCGTCAGAACGATCAGTTCTTCGCCGACTACAAGGCCGGCAAGCTCGACATCCATGCTTACCTGTGCGCGATGCTCACGCCGCTCGCGAAGTATTCGCGCGCGCAGCTCGCCGAATGGCACGAGCAGTACATGCACGAAGTGATCCGCCCCGCGATGACGCCCGCCGCGCTCGAACTCGTACGCAAGCACCTCGATGCCGGCGATCTGTGCTGCGTCGTGACCGCGACCAACGAGTTCATCACGCGTCCGATCGCGACCGCGTTCGGCGTCGACACGCTGATTGCGTGCGAGGTCGAAACGACCGACGGGCATCCCGATTCGCCGTACACGGGCCGGCCGACCGGCACGCCGAGCTATCGCGAAGGCAAGATCGTGCGCACCGAAGCGTGGCTCGCGTCGCTCGGCAAGCACTGGGACGACTTCGAACACAGCTACTTCTACAGCGACTCGCACAACGACATCCCGTTGCTCGAGAAAGTCACCGACCCGATCGCGACCAACCCCGACGACACGCTGCGTGCGCATGCAAGCGACCGCGGCTGGCGCATCCTCGATCTCTTCTGA